In one Pseudomonas sp. 31-12 genomic region, the following are encoded:
- a CDS encoding ATP-binding protein: MSDQNRHLSLFEEDYLLRELGPVAHVPQVALTELVANAWDAGASKVDLFLPTELGGTLTVVDDGHGMSAQQFRKRWMTLRYNRLKHQSAKVEFPKERSSKLRKAYGRNGVGRHGLLCFGDQYQVDTWRDSKLSTFVVSTESGPSPFVVRSEEFAEREGAGTRLSVSVTRKMPDVKEIITVLAARFIHDPGFQIRVNGTPLTLAKLEQHARTHALKLSDGRTAKVIVIDSTQQNHSSIHQGVAFWVEHRLVGNPSWVIGQVANFDGRTRFAKRYKVIVDTQGFEGHVTQDWTGFQSTPAVEELYKAAAECITRVADELATEVVEATSEDALVQNRSELKSLGHGAQLEVSEFTKAVAQAHPMVSPEFLATAVKAVINLEKSKSGASLLQKLANLPATDIEGLDSLLADWSVKDALRVLDEIDGRLCVIEAITRLAEDPETDELHTLHPLILRSRWLFGPEFESMEYCSNMTLKSVAKQLWGDGDASFANERKRPDIVVLPDRSTVQLVGIEHFDPQDASIVQMQNILLIELKKGGFKLNRQEVNQADGYVQDIAGSGYVNGSPFITAWVVGQSIAAGVGTSKTVGDESRKYGQVRATTYGALVSTANLRLMRLRKTLEDRYDNIKTDALLVKVLSTQEQGNLDLDASRAAETQDTAIKEAV; encoded by the coding sequence ATGTCTGACCAGAACCGTCACCTTTCGTTGTTTGAGGAAGACTATCTTCTCCGTGAACTGGGCCCGGTTGCGCACGTGCCGCAGGTGGCGCTGACTGAGCTTGTGGCCAACGCCTGGGACGCAGGCGCGAGCAAGGTCGATCTGTTTCTACCTACCGAGCTTGGCGGTACCCTGACCGTGGTCGATGATGGACACGGAATGTCTGCCCAGCAGTTCAGGAAACGTTGGATGACGCTTCGATATAATCGTCTCAAGCACCAAAGTGCCAAAGTTGAATTTCCCAAGGAGAGGAGCTCCAAACTCAGGAAAGCCTATGGGCGTAACGGGGTGGGTCGACATGGGCTGCTATGTTTCGGTGATCAGTACCAGGTCGACACATGGCGCGACTCCAAGCTCAGCACCTTCGTGGTGAGTACAGAGTCTGGGCCCAGTCCGTTTGTGGTGCGTTCAGAAGAGTTTGCCGAGCGTGAAGGGGCTGGCACACGGCTGTCTGTTTCAGTCACCCGCAAGATGCCGGATGTCAAAGAAATCATCACGGTACTCGCCGCACGATTCATCCATGACCCGGGATTCCAGATTCGAGTAAATGGTACGCCTTTGACCTTGGCGAAACTTGAGCAGCATGCCCGCACGCACGCCCTGAAGCTGAGTGATGGCCGCACGGCAAAAGTCATCGTCATCGACTCCACACAGCAGAACCATTCGTCCATCCACCAAGGCGTGGCATTTTGGGTTGAACACCGACTCGTGGGTAACCCCTCTTGGGTCATCGGCCAGGTCGCGAACTTCGATGGGCGTACGAGGTTCGCCAAACGTTACAAGGTTATCGTGGACACTCAGGGCTTTGAAGGTCACGTGACCCAAGACTGGACAGGGTTTCAGTCGACACCTGCCGTCGAGGAGTTGTACAAGGCCGCTGCGGAATGCATCACTCGGGTGGCGGATGAACTGGCGACAGAGGTCGTGGAGGCCACCTCCGAAGATGCCCTGGTACAGAACCGTTCAGAGCTCAAATCCCTGGGGCATGGTGCTCAACTCGAAGTATCAGAGTTCACGAAAGCTGTCGCCCAGGCCCACCCTATGGTGTCTCCAGAATTTCTCGCCACGGCGGTGAAAGCAGTCATCAACCTTGAGAAGTCCAAGAGCGGGGCATCCTTACTACAAAAGCTGGCTAACCTGCCTGCGACCGATATTGAAGGCTTGGATTCCCTCTTGGCAGACTGGTCAGTTAAGGACGCATTGCGCGTGCTTGACGAGATTGATGGCCGGCTCTGCGTCATTGAGGCCATCACCAGGCTGGCGGAAGATCCTGAGACGGATGAGCTCCACACCCTACACCCTCTGATTCTGCGATCCCGCTGGTTGTTTGGCCCCGAGTTCGAGTCGATGGAGTACTGCTCAAACATGACGTTGAAAAGCGTTGCGAAACAGCTCTGGGGGGATGGCGACGCCTCCTTTGCCAACGAGCGTAAGCGACCAGACATCGTGGTGCTGCCAGATCGATCCACAGTACAACTGGTGGGTATCGAGCATTTCGATCCTCAAGATGCGTCTATCGTCCAGATGCAGAACATCCTTCTGATTGAGCTCAAGAAAGGCGGCTTCAAACTCAATCGGCAGGAGGTCAACCAGGCCGACGGGTACGTCCAAGACATCGCGGGCTCAGGCTACGTCAACGGCTCACCGTTCATAACGGCCTGGGTCGTGGGGCAGTCGATCGCTGCCGGGGTTGGTACTTCCAAGACGGTAGGGGATGAGTCCCGTAAGTACGGGCAAGTCCGAGCTACTACTTATGGAGCTTTGGTTAGCACAGCCAACTTGCGGCTGATGCGGTTACGGAAAACCTTGGAAGACCGGTACGACAACATCAAAACGGACGCGCTCCTCGTCAAGGTATTGTCGACCCAAGAGCAGGGCAACCTCGACCTTGACGCGTCTCGTGCTGCTGAAACGCAGGACACCGCTATCAAGGAAGCGGTCTAA
- a CDS encoding RNaseH domain-containing protein has protein sequence MTISLRTNLFRFDPDELPPVMQYHASRDFVNGWQLLTNHFGKPYLPTESLEEILSYLSGGPVWVNAQLLKSKEAPAIASLKPIDPGKLNRAINVWAQHILRKAMPGQQDFIDLLVPERPIPIHASDVMHDPRQSTVAYKVVPWMLAQQLSSKPMESSVPLNLSVCSDGSLLAWDNPLFYERGDRRAVAMHSVSTSLLLLHKVPSQYASVTVHLSHILPEWRHTTHSTWIKTARGISKFQIRTLRTDDGHFQTVYTSPAAELIQHMGEGSLPALGGDEISMAGALRPIHAHTPIGSPIGSGVGTVILDQASFHVQKTLISAKPMLTRYVGRLIAQRDKTSDEPERPIRIAVVTAHTDIMMRINTAYENLESLSPVFKEKPKPKVLLQQIQCKDAQRVLTSRTTSMDIQNWFTHELLPRLTSLAPDAAIIETTPEVATKDENDPKHVLRTLCAKHGISTQFIFHLPSQGEGATSSKGTAPGLKSRLRKGKTEESDPHVDYPAINSLIDATRGTGYVPLPLKRTAGIPANTTVVSIYVDYLQKSNTYLPVITRSLVNTRYLQVYVDGAGGQPGQWKSYSEGLCAIHASPKLLDQDAAKLLIRQALLAPTAVAESPLIVYINAGAKRLYPGMNDGAGQGLPPVPKNAWLIRTRSDYQTAQMTGVQSLSPLAPMFIGNRIGVHQAEHQELVYYFTSYSKTFNKVRSHRYHTRYDVTQSQLKDSWQQLGVTEFVMIQEGNFANKDQMALQAGYWCKNAPLWDGFLRLPSPLHAARQIAEDHPVAEKLRKGRF, from the coding sequence ATGACGATTTCCCTGAGGACTAACCTGTTCCGATTCGACCCGGACGAGCTTCCTCCCGTCATGCAATACCACGCTTCACGGGATTTCGTGAATGGATGGCAACTGCTCACCAATCATTTCGGTAAGCCCTATCTGCCCACTGAGTCACTTGAAGAGATTCTCAGTTACCTGTCAGGCGGCCCGGTATGGGTGAACGCGCAACTGCTCAAGAGCAAGGAGGCGCCAGCCATCGCGTCACTCAAGCCCATCGACCCAGGCAAACTGAACCGGGCAATCAACGTATGGGCTCAGCACATCCTGCGCAAAGCAATGCCAGGCCAACAGGACTTCATCGATCTGCTCGTGCCAGAGCGCCCAATTCCTATCCATGCATCTGACGTAATGCACGACCCACGACAGTCAACGGTGGCTTACAAGGTTGTACCGTGGATGCTCGCGCAGCAATTATCGAGCAAACCGATGGAGTCTTCCGTCCCGTTAAACCTCTCTGTCTGCAGCGATGGCTCCTTGCTTGCCTGGGACAACCCGCTGTTCTACGAACGTGGCGATCGCCGCGCAGTGGCTATGCACTCCGTTTCAACGAGTTTGTTGTTGCTGCACAAGGTGCCCAGTCAGTACGCGTCCGTTACGGTTCACCTGAGCCATATCTTGCCCGAGTGGCGTCACACCACACACTCGACCTGGATCAAAACCGCTCGCGGAATTTCCAAGTTCCAGATCCGCACATTGCGGACAGATGATGGTCACTTTCAGACCGTCTACACCAGTCCTGCCGCCGAACTCATCCAACACATGGGCGAAGGAAGTTTGCCGGCGCTGGGTGGCGATGAGATTTCTATGGCCGGGGCCCTCCGGCCGATTCATGCCCACACGCCGATTGGCTCGCCCATTGGCAGTGGCGTCGGTACGGTCATCCTCGACCAGGCAAGCTTTCACGTCCAGAAGACCCTGATCTCAGCCAAGCCCATGCTGACGCGCTATGTGGGCCGGCTCATCGCTCAGCGAGACAAAACGTCAGACGAGCCAGAGCGGCCGATTCGAATCGCAGTAGTGACCGCGCACACGGACATCATGATGCGCATCAACACGGCCTACGAAAACCTGGAGTCTCTTTCTCCCGTGTTCAAGGAAAAGCCCAAGCCTAAAGTCCTACTCCAGCAGATCCAGTGCAAGGATGCGCAACGGGTACTGACTTCCAGGACAACCTCGATGGACATTCAGAACTGGTTTACCCATGAATTGTTGCCACGGCTGACCAGCCTGGCGCCGGACGCCGCGATTATCGAAACAACCCCCGAGGTGGCCACGAAGGACGAAAACGATCCGAAGCATGTGTTGCGGACACTCTGCGCCAAACATGGGATCTCAACGCAATTCATCTTCCACCTGCCGTCTCAAGGTGAAGGAGCCACGTCATCGAAGGGCACTGCTCCAGGATTGAAGAGTCGGCTGCGCAAAGGCAAGACTGAGGAGTCTGATCCGCATGTCGATTACCCAGCCATCAACAGCCTCATCGATGCGACTCGTGGTACCGGCTATGTTCCGCTACCACTGAAACGTACCGCAGGCATCCCGGCCAATACGACCGTCGTTTCGATTTATGTCGATTACCTCCAAAAGTCCAACACTTACCTGCCCGTGATCACGCGCTCCTTGGTCAATACCCGGTATCTACAGGTCTACGTTGATGGTGCAGGTGGTCAACCAGGTCAGTGGAAAAGCTACAGCGAAGGACTCTGTGCCATTCATGCAAGCCCGAAGTTGCTGGATCAGGACGCTGCCAAACTGCTGATCAGGCAAGCACTCCTCGCGCCTACTGCCGTGGCCGAGAGTCCATTGATTGTGTACATCAACGCCGGTGCGAAGCGCCTGTACCCAGGCATGAATGATGGCGCAGGCCAAGGATTGCCTCCCGTTCCAAAAAACGCTTGGTTGATACGCACGCGGTCTGATTATCAAACAGCTCAAATGACCGGTGTGCAGTCACTTTCACCTCTGGCGCCGATGTTCATAGGAAATCGAATCGGCGTGCACCAAGCTGAGCACCAGGAACTGGTGTATTACTTCACGTCTTACTCGAAGACCTTCAATAAGGTGCGCTCTCACCGTTACCACACCCGTTACGACGTCACCCAGTCGCAGCTCAAGGATTCGTGGCAGCAGCTGGGAGTGACGGAGTTTGTGATGATCCAGGAAGGCAACTTTGCAAACAAAGACCAGATGGCGCTGCAGGCCGGATACTGGTGCAAGAATGCCCCATTGTGGGATGGTTTTCTTCGGCTTCCCTCCCCGCTTCACGCAGCCCGGCAGATTGCAGAGGATCATCCGGTTGCCGAGAAGCTGAGGAAGGGTCGCTTTTGA
- a CDS encoding ATP-dependent endonuclease → MYLSALKIKNFRQFGHDNHALNIQFNEGVTALVGENDAGKTAVIDAIRYVLQTRDAEYLRLQIEDFHIANDGTQAETITLRCTLEGLSVAELGAFAEYVTYTGGVGRLYVHWSARRVVASASTRKWVDISVRSGENGEGPALDVGVRQLLATAYLKPLRDAEREMSPGRNSRLSQVLSSFPNIEAGNSFDSAALPVDLSDAEALSIAGMGDLLRHLVNRHGAIVSAQKEINETYLRPLSLAGQPLTSSIGFGEARTDPAKLKQILERLELGLLDHATGKARGIYGLGSNNVLFMACELLLLGKEPDGLPLLLIEEPEAHLHPQRQLQLMEFLEAAARPSAGLRPVQVILTTHSPNLSSKIPLQNLVLMQRQQAFSLAQSQTCLAPDDYRFLSRFLDVTKAGLFFAKGLLVVEGDAEAILLPSLARRLGKDLTKHGVSIINVGGVGLRRYSKILQRKDASKGEITVPTACITDMDVMPDCAPEIMSLKGVKGSVWPDKADRRWRAMKDFGITPADLEKGLKEHRDKRTESDGQCVRTFVADHWTLEYDLAFQGLSKEVHHAGYLAINEDKIDEGKETKDSLLKKADTAFAKIQSTYTTEEARCSAIYKLFKRASKAIAAQHLIDLIDQRFEARTLDAITLRGLLPTYVVHAIEYATGGSALATTSSSAHTVTVPTAPNPGSADPVEEVAK, encoded by the coding sequence GTGTACCTTTCGGCTTTGAAAATCAAAAATTTCCGTCAGTTCGGCCATGACAATCATGCGCTGAACATCCAATTCAATGAAGGCGTGACTGCTCTCGTAGGTGAGAACGATGCGGGTAAAACTGCCGTCATCGATGCGATCCGGTACGTTTTGCAGACCCGGGATGCTGAGTACCTTCGATTGCAAATCGAGGACTTCCACATTGCCAACGATGGCACTCAGGCGGAGACCATCACCCTCAGATGCACCCTGGAAGGCCTAAGCGTGGCGGAACTCGGCGCTTTCGCTGAGTACGTGACGTACACCGGTGGCGTTGGGCGACTGTACGTTCACTGGTCGGCTCGCCGCGTCGTTGCATCGGCCTCCACCCGCAAATGGGTCGATATCTCGGTTCGATCGGGTGAGAACGGAGAAGGCCCGGCTTTGGATGTGGGTGTACGGCAACTGTTAGCCACTGCATACCTGAAACCACTGCGGGACGCTGAGCGGGAAATGTCCCCAGGCCGCAATTCTAGGCTGTCCCAGGTATTGAGCAGTTTCCCTAATATTGAGGCGGGCAACTCGTTCGATTCGGCTGCACTCCCGGTCGACCTCTCTGACGCAGAAGCGCTGAGCATTGCCGGCATGGGCGATCTCCTGCGCCACCTTGTGAACCGCCACGGTGCCATCGTCTCCGCTCAAAAGGAGATCAACGAAACTTACCTTCGCCCACTATCCCTCGCTGGCCAACCCCTCACGAGTAGCATCGGTTTTGGGGAAGCCAGGACTGATCCAGCCAAGCTCAAGCAGATCCTGGAGCGATTGGAACTGGGGCTGCTGGATCATGCCACTGGAAAGGCGCGAGGCATCTACGGGCTGGGGTCAAACAACGTGTTGTTCATGGCCTGCGAATTACTGCTGCTCGGTAAGGAGCCCGACGGACTCCCGCTGCTCCTTATCGAAGAGCCAGAAGCCCACTTGCATCCGCAACGTCAGCTCCAATTGATGGAGTTTCTTGAAGCAGCGGCGAGGCCTTCGGCAGGCTTGAGGCCGGTTCAGGTCATCCTCACCACCCATAGCCCCAATCTGAGCTCGAAGATACCGTTGCAGAACTTGGTGCTAATGCAACGGCAACAGGCCTTCTCGCTAGCACAGAGTCAGACCTGCCTGGCGCCTGATGATTATCGCTTCCTCAGCCGCTTCCTGGACGTCACCAAGGCAGGGCTGTTCTTCGCAAAGGGCTTGCTTGTCGTGGAAGGCGATGCGGAAGCAATCTTGCTGCCTTCGCTTGCTCGACGCTTGGGTAAGGATCTTACCAAGCACGGCGTATCGATCATCAATGTTGGCGGTGTAGGGCTGCGGCGCTACTCAAAAATCTTGCAACGCAAAGATGCTTCAAAAGGCGAGATCACTGTGCCTACGGCATGCATCACCGACATGGACGTGATGCCGGACTGCGCGCCCGAGATTATGAGTTTGAAGGGGGTGAAGGGGTCGGTCTGGCCAGACAAAGCCGACCGGCGCTGGCGCGCCATGAAAGACTTTGGTATCACCCCGGCCGACCTTGAAAAAGGTCTCAAGGAGCATCGCGACAAGCGAACCGAGAGCGATGGGCAATGTGTGCGCACGTTCGTTGCCGACCACTGGACGCTCGAATACGACCTGGCGTTCCAAGGCCTTTCGAAGGAAGTCCATCATGCCGGATACCTGGCCATCAATGAGGACAAAATCGATGAAGGCAAGGAAACCAAGGACAGCCTGTTGAAAAAAGCGGACACGGCCTTCGCTAAAATCCAGTCCACCTATACCACCGAGGAAGCTCGGTGCTCCGCGATCTACAAGTTGTTTAAAAGGGCCTCCAAAGCGATCGCAGCACAGCACCTGATCGACCTGATTGACCAACGTTTCGAAGCTCGCACCCTGGATGCCATAACGCTGCGCGGGCTGCTGCCCACCTACGTTGTTCACGCGATCGAATATGCGACGGGGGGTTCAGCACTGGCCACGACCTCCAGTTCGGCTCACACCGTGACCGTGCCCACTGCACCGAATCCAGGATCGGCTGACCCGGTGGAGGAGGTCGCCAAATGA
- a CDS encoding UvrD-helicase domain-containing protein, with protein MTLNQLVAPITDADVDWVMDLMGLEALDEPRRDFLKSMDTVDVAACPGSGKTTLVVAKLAILARHWKSRMQGICVLSHTNAAREEIEKRLGGTEVGQRLLRFPHYIDTIHGFTGRFLASPWLRSKGITLQAIDDEATHKARRRELTYREHLGAQAAFEKKFKSLHSLRIRSADFDRPLGAEDIGFAPHTATYKSVVKSLSGAAKAGYFCFDEVFVLGHALLDQEAGVGAALRVRFPCVLIDEMQDTQPDQAGVLQRVFPHDDPDVRVIRVGDPNQEIFEKKTPMQDPFPDPGRQLEIASSFRFDQAIASIANPFAYVPITNGLVGLRAPCTPDSVPNTIIVFPDEDATQVLDEFAKLVLKHLPTETRKAGVFAVGAVHRLENFKENQYPKALEHYWPSYRSDTTKTSFKPRTFAEGARIARRYAMREPTAASAVELLAYCLANLSVLAFPNSPVQLRGRHHASVEEILTTKPEAFAQYRECIQQILFVPSEVTEHDWIKVISPKLLLLAAVLHDVEGVAVDLQAHLYLAWEPAPAATEAGESGGSLINTYRFQEGADGVDIRMSSIHSEKGKTHSATLILETFRKTHLIQKLMPWLEGQKAAAKRPPDSAKKDMMLMYVGMTRPTHMLCLAIRQSTLGEGATGEKRRAALKTAGWSILELTALAPVPATPLLPLREGQKRLSL; from the coding sequence ATGACACTCAACCAACTGGTTGCCCCCATCACTGACGCCGATGTGGACTGGGTCATGGATCTGATGGGGCTTGAGGCGCTAGACGAGCCTCGTCGAGATTTTCTGAAGTCGATGGATACCGTTGATGTTGCGGCCTGTCCCGGGAGCGGTAAAACGACCTTGGTAGTGGCGAAGCTGGCGATTCTGGCACGCCATTGGAAGAGCCGTATGCAAGGAATCTGCGTGCTATCGCATACCAACGCGGCTCGAGAAGAGATTGAGAAACGGTTAGGCGGCACCGAGGTGGGGCAACGGCTGCTGCGTTTTCCTCACTACATCGACACCATCCATGGTTTCACCGGCAGATTCCTGGCCTCGCCATGGTTACGCTCGAAAGGGATTACGTTGCAGGCCATTGACGATGAGGCCACGCATAAAGCACGTCGAAGGGAGCTGACGTACCGCGAGCACTTAGGTGCACAAGCCGCCTTCGAGAAGAAATTCAAAAGTCTTCACAGCTTGCGGATCAGGTCTGCTGATTTCGACCGACCCCTCGGCGCTGAAGATATTGGTTTTGCGCCACACACGGCCACCTACAAGAGTGTGGTGAAATCGCTCAGTGGCGCAGCCAAGGCTGGCTACTTCTGCTTCGATGAGGTGTTCGTGCTGGGCCACGCCTTACTCGATCAGGAGGCGGGCGTGGGCGCTGCATTACGCGTGCGCTTCCCTTGCGTCTTGATCGATGAAATGCAGGACACCCAACCTGATCAAGCGGGCGTGCTTCAGCGTGTCTTTCCCCACGATGACCCAGACGTCCGAGTCATTCGCGTCGGCGATCCAAACCAGGAAATCTTCGAGAAGAAGACGCCAATGCAGGATCCGTTCCCTGATCCGGGCCGTCAGCTGGAGATCGCCAGCAGCTTCCGCTTTGATCAGGCCATTGCATCGATCGCCAACCCCTTTGCGTATGTCCCCATCACAAATGGTTTAGTAGGATTAAGGGCGCCGTGTACGCCAGACAGTGTCCCCAACACGATCATCGTCTTCCCTGACGAAGATGCGACCCAGGTATTGGATGAGTTCGCAAAACTGGTGCTTAAGCATCTGCCGACGGAAACCCGCAAGGCGGGTGTGTTCGCTGTCGGTGCGGTACACCGGCTTGAGAACTTCAAAGAGAACCAGTACCCAAAAGCCTTGGAGCATTACTGGCCATCCTATCGGTCTGATACGACCAAGACATCGTTCAAGCCTCGCACGTTCGCCGAAGGTGCACGCATTGCTCGGCGTTATGCGATGCGAGAGCCTACAGCCGCTTCAGCCGTTGAGCTGCTGGCTTACTGCCTGGCCAATCTGAGCGTATTGGCGTTTCCTAATAGCCCGGTGCAACTGAGAGGCCGACACCACGCTTCAGTCGAAGAGATACTCACAACCAAACCTGAAGCGTTCGCTCAATACCGCGAGTGCATCCAGCAAATTCTGTTCGTGCCATCGGAGGTCACAGAGCATGATTGGATCAAGGTCATTTCACCCAAGCTCTTGCTGCTGGCAGCTGTTCTTCATGATGTTGAGGGCGTAGCAGTTGATCTCCAAGCCCATCTGTACCTCGCTTGGGAGCCTGCACCCGCAGCCACTGAAGCCGGAGAAAGCGGCGGATCACTGATAAACACTTACCGATTCCAGGAGGGCGCCGACGGCGTCGATATCCGGATGTCATCCATTCATTCGGAAAAGGGCAAAACCCATTCTGCGACGCTAATTCTGGAGACCTTCAGGAAGACCCACTTAATTCAAAAGCTCATGCCGTGGCTTGAGGGCCAAAAGGCCGCTGCCAAGAGGCCACCGGACAGTGCTAAGAAAGACATGATGCTGATGTACGTGGGGATGACCCGGCCGACTCACATGCTGTGCCTGGCCATACGTCAGAGTACCTTGGGGGAGGGCGCCACTGGAGAGAAGCGCAGGGCGGCGCTCAAAACAGCCGGATGGTCGATTTTGGAACTGACAGCTCTGGCTCCAGTGCCAGCTACTCCGTTGCTCCCGTTACGCGAGGGGCAAAAACGCCTTTCGCTATGA
- a CDS encoding DUF3800 domain-containing protein, whose protein sequence is MSYTFYYDESNNIRSLYLTNGRFNTDSHENPSPCFVLAGIACKGAHATSNCQELIDSLQLPPTATELKFKQVAKGGFLDNLKSAKVTQVLKWLLDSDYYLHYMNLNMEYWSLVDIIDDCCDHADKHGMLNYAPAGGRRQYVDYHKDALYYLMCKYKGDFLAALSKYRYPNVTSKNAAPFIKRLNEVAKKNRQVSARLGGKMSKEDLSRTISLSKLFDLCRNIESLDMVYTSDPYKLIDGLSVFYRHSISLFASSHHIFDNEFEIEKSFKKVSTLDGVLASSKFEFVDSKQFPPVQVSDVISGLLKNYFTFIAKTSAADLAEAKKSLTHKQLECLTLLQKLIEKSDGERSELLYYVMSQTEHHKHGVFLFDKDAKDEFVRVVGGNA, encoded by the coding sequence ATGAGTTACACGTTTTACTATGACGAATCGAATAACATCCGTTCTCTATATTTGACGAATGGCCGTTTCAACACGGACTCTCACGAAAACCCCTCCCCTTGCTTTGTGCTGGCCGGCATCGCTTGCAAGGGTGCCCACGCAACCAGTAATTGTCAGGAGCTGATTGACTCACTCCAACTGCCACCCACTGCAACTGAGCTCAAATTCAAGCAAGTGGCAAAGGGGGGCTTTCTCGACAATCTCAAATCGGCGAAAGTCACTCAGGTTCTAAAATGGCTGCTTGATTCTGACTACTATCTCCACTACATGAATCTGAACATGGAGTATTGGTCACTGGTCGACATCATCGATGACTGCTGTGACCATGCCGACAAGCACGGCATGTTGAATTACGCTCCGGCGGGTGGGAGGCGGCAATATGTGGACTACCACAAGGACGCCTTGTATTACCTCATGTGCAAATACAAGGGGGACTTCCTAGCAGCGCTCTCAAAATATCGATATCCCAACGTAACGTCCAAGAATGCAGCACCTTTCATCAAGCGGCTGAACGAAGTGGCGAAGAAAAATCGACAGGTTTCGGCTCGCCTTGGTGGCAAGATGAGCAAGGAAGACTTGTCGCGCACTATCAGCCTATCGAAACTCTTTGATTTGTGTCGAAACATCGAGTCGCTGGACATGGTGTACACCTCTGATCCCTACAAACTCATTGACGGTTTGTCGGTATTCTACCGACACAGCATTAGCCTCTTCGCTTCGTCGCACCATATTTTTGACAATGAATTTGAGATCGAGAAGAGCTTTAAAAAGGTCTCAACTTTGGACGGCGTGCTGGCCTCCAGCAAATTCGAGTTTGTGGACTCCAAGCAATTCCCGCCTGTCCAGGTTTCTGATGTGATAAGCGGCCTGCTCAAAAACTATTTCACTTTTATCGCCAAGACGAGCGCTGCAGATCTGGCTGAAGCCAAGAAATCGCTTACCCATAAACAGCTAGAATGCCTCACCCTTCTGCAGAAGCTCATCGAGAAATCCGATGGTGAGAGGTCAGAGCTACTCTACTATGTCATGTCGCAGACTGAGCACCACAAGCATGGGGTATTTCTGTTCGACAAGGATGCCAAGGATGAATTCGTGAGAGTGGTTGGCGGCAACGCCTGA
- a CDS encoding PIN domain-containing protein has protein sequence MRFFLDTNIWSYIANEDAGNELAMRARAAGVEIVVSPAVVDEVQEMSEPVGRRRLIQLLTKKDWKRLMPEVFSECAEIKAEIMRLRPEWAIAEPKMAEFNRLRYDWVRRNGGFWDRARREIESVETNESVRRDEEKRLAVEQAFAIRKRMEKIKPASHHHLQKVGYIPETGTPGWSGAPVQYWRVPSLHMFMTELRVHESAVSEWLDSEIDVAAMLSSPESMNRLWLHELDPVAVPRQWLRGSFEFLQAWHKITTGTPGDARLAAHLVDADVFISADKNFVQFAERCREEAPFGICKTLRAQGNRAGVDEVLQWISNPNTL, from the coding sequence ATGCGGTTTTTTTTGGACACGAACATCTGGAGCTACATAGCGAATGAGGACGCGGGCAACGAACTGGCTATGCGCGCCCGGGCGGCAGGCGTGGAGATCGTCGTTTCTCCCGCTGTGGTAGATGAAGTGCAAGAGATGTCAGAGCCTGTCGGACGCCGCAGGCTGATTCAGTTGCTTACAAAAAAAGACTGGAAGCGACTGATGCCTGAGGTGTTCAGCGAATGCGCCGAGATCAAGGCAGAGATAATGAGGCTACGCCCTGAGTGGGCCATTGCCGAGCCGAAGATGGCGGAGTTCAATCGTCTCAGGTATGACTGGGTAAGACGCAATGGTGGTTTCTGGGATCGTGCGCGCCGGGAGATAGAGTCCGTTGAAACAAACGAAAGCGTTCGACGGGACGAAGAAAAGCGCCTGGCGGTTGAACAGGCATTCGCTATCAGAAAGCGAATGGAGAAAATCAAACCTGCTAGCCATCACCACTTGCAGAAAGTCGGATATATCCCAGAAACCGGTACTCCAGGCTGGTCAGGTGCCCCCGTTCAGTACTGGCGTGTACCTAGCCTGCATATGTTCATGACGGAACTCCGTGTTCACGAAAGTGCGGTGAGTGAATGGCTGGATTCCGAGATTGATGTTGCCGCCATGCTTTCATCGCCTGAGTCGATGAATCGGCTATGGCTTCATGAGCTCGATCCAGTAGCGGTTCCGCGGCAGTGGCTACGAGGGTCTTTTGAGTTTCTCCAGGCTTGGCACAAGATAACCACCGGCACGCCTGGTGACGCTCGACTGGCGGCACACTTGGTTGACGCGGACGTCTTCATCTCCGCAGATAAGAATTTCGTCCAATTTGCAGAGCGCTGTAGAGAGGAAGCTCCATTCGGGATCTGTAAGACCCTGCGTGCGCAGGGTAATCGCGCAGGTGTCGATGAGGTGTTGCAATGGATCTCTAACCCAAACACCCTATGA